Proteins found in one Salminus brasiliensis chromosome 13, fSalBra1.hap2, whole genome shotgun sequence genomic segment:
- the foxf1 gene encoding forkhead box protein F1, translating to MTAEVQQPSVQTPAQSSPMSAPEKPAAMDAASSATKTKKTNAGIRRPEKPPYSYIALIVMAIQSSPTKRLTLSEIYQFLQSRFPFFRGSYQGWKNSVRHNLSLNECFIKLPKGLGRPGKGHYWTIDPASEFMFEEGSFRRRPRGFRRKCQALKPSMYSMMNGLGFNHLPDSYNFQGGGGGLSCPPNSLSLESGIGMMNGHLAGNMDGMGLAGHSMSHLSANGGHSYMGSCTGASAGDYPHHDNAASPLLPSGPGVMEPHPVYSSPTSAWAPTPSASLNNGASYIKQQPLSPCNPGANPLQPSLPTHSLDQSYLHQNGHSTSDLQGIPRYHSQSPSMCDRKEFVFSFNAMTSSSMHSPGSGSYYHHQQVAYQDIKPCVM from the exons ATGACGGCCGAGGTCCAGCAGCCCTCCGTGCAGACCCCTGCCCAGAGCAGTCCAATGTCTGCGCCCGAGAAGCCGGCGGCGATGGACGCGGCCTCCTCCGCCACCAAGACCAAAAAGACCAACGCCGGCATCAGGCGCCCCGAGAAGCCACCGTACTCCTACATCGCTCTGATCGTCATGGCCATCCAAAGTTCTCCCACCAAGCGCCTGACCCTCAGCGAGATCTACCAGTTCCTCCAGAGCCGCTTCCCCTTCTTCCGCGGCTCCTACCAAGGTTGGAAGAACTCGGTGCGCCACAACCTGTCCCTCAATGAGTGCTTCATTAAGCTGCCCAAGGGCTTGGGCCGTCCCGGCAAGGGCCACTACTGGACCATCGATCCAGCCAGCGAGTTCATGTTCGAGGAGGGCTCGTTCCGGCGCAGGCCTCGTGGATTCAGGCGCAAATGCCAGGCGCTTAAGCCATCCATGTACAGCATGATGAACGGCTTGGGCTTCAACCACCTCCCAGACTCCTACAACTTCCAAGGCGGCGGAGGAGGGCTGTCGTGCCCGCCCAACAGCCTGTCGTTGGAGAGTGGGATCGGGATGATGAACGGACACTTGGCCGGTAACATGGACGGCATGGGCCTGGCCGGACACTCCATGTCCCATCTGTCGGCCAACGGGGGACACTCGTACATGGGCAGCTGCACGGGGGCCTCCGCTGGTGACTACCCCCACCACGACAACGCCGCGTCCCCGCTGCTGCCCAGCGGACCAGGGGTCATGGAGCCCCATCCCGTTTACTCGAGCCCCACGTCGGCGTGGGCGCCCACCCCGTCGGCATCGCTCAACAACGGAGCGTCCTATATCAAGCAGCAGCCGCTGTCGCCCTGCAACCCGGGGGCGAACCCTCTACAGCCCAGCTTACCCACGCACTCCCTGGACCAGTCCTACCTGCACCAGAACGGACACAGCACGAGCGACCTTCAAG GTATCCCCCGGTACCACTCGCAGTCTCCCAGCATGTGTGACAGGAAGGAGTTCGTGTTCTCCTTCAACGCCATGACTTCATCCAGCATGCACT